AACTCATAAATGCTATCGCCCtcattttttgaatgacctttacaaagagtgataaatgtatttttttggattataGGCTCTATAACTCAATAAGACTGGAATTTTGCAGAGTGGTTAAGCATTTGAATAAAAAACCCTCTGAGGGGAGTGTGAAGGTATGGCAAAAACCTCTACTTCGTGTACGAAATACAGATGACataaaataaatggaaacaAGCGACAAGAAACAATATCACACCAAAGTATAAATGTCTTGCAAACAGTGgttaaacaataattttgtTACCATTTGCGTGTGGTGCCCCAAGAGGGAGCCATATTGAATTAAACATAAACTGTCCAAGTTAAATCAAGATCAGTATGTTGATCTCTTCTTGGAAGATGCCCATTTGATTGAGCAAGATGGAAACATAATTTCCTGTTCCTCATTTACATTGGTCTGCTTATTCTTGATAAGCCTTGATGATCGAAAGGCAGGAAGACCATTCACATTATAACTGTAAGTGAAGCCTGTCATATTTCGTGAACCTCCACACATTTGTCACTGGGAGGGAAAAAACGACTCAATTTCCTGATTAAATTTCTTGGGAATTACATATAAGTTTCCATATTCAGCTTTGAACTCATCTGTGTTGATATAATTAAGCCACCactcaccggtggctcagttggttgagcatcgtgCAGCTGCTGTCACACGGGAGGTCGCAGatgcaagtcagttcgatcgaaagttgtttcgatcgaaggtcgtttcgatcgacaaaagtcgattcgatcgaagacaagagtcagttcgatcgaagactgtAACTATTGCTTAAGTGTATTGAACTTACTATTTATCAAATCGGCTTTTAAGTTGCTTTAACAGAAAACAGACGCGACCATTCTTTATGTTCCAAGCGCATTTGCTTTCGTATTTTGGCGTGCGGAACTGTTTTGCAACGATGAGAAGCTGTGATAATATGTTCCACGGATTCTGTTCCAAACGCAAGTGTTTTCAGCAGCGTTTAATCTCTTTTCGCTCGGTTCTCATTGAAAGTGACAATACTTGTTCGTTTCATCATggtaataaaatcttaaatccCGTGTTTCAGTGTACGCACGTTATAGCGAATAGCTAATTGAGCATTGCCGATCAGGAACGCCGAGAAAGAAACATTTACTCTTCGATCGCACTGACTCTtgccttcgatcgaactgacttttggtttcgatcgaaacgaccggttaccgaACCCCgaccggatcaacactcaggatcttaaaataactgaggagaaagtgctgcctttgtaatttcatctgcaaatgggttagactttcaagtcttcttggacaAGGACTATGAACTATAGGCCCAGCTGTTTCACAAATAATTtttatgttcataagttccctgagCTCTAAGCGCGCCCAGTTAGCGCGCCCTACAACAGCCGTGCAGCCCAGATCTCCAGGCCAACTAATGTGAAAAAGTACTGGGTTCTAGAAGATGGACCTGCTATGCATTCGCCATGACAGTAAAtaattcttgttgttgttttgaatatTCTTACCAAGACATAAAGTCATCTGTCAACGGAAATTTTGCTTTTGTCTAAAGAACTCCTGTTCCACGATCGAAGTGGTTTCAGGAAAATTGGTGCGATCGGCGGACAGTACTACAAGTCTAATTTAGCCCGAATTGAACTGTTTGCACACGGAAACGCCGGCAGTCTGATAAATATCTGTACTTTGGAATCAAGGGACTTAGTTATCTGTAGCGGTTATTTCTACTTCAGCAATGCAGCAGTTTAGAACGACTTCTCATCAAGAAACGCGAGTGGAGTATATTTCTCATTTTTCGCCAACTCACACCGAGGAGGCGTTTTCCTGCATGAAAGCAATGCGGTCCAAAGGCGAATTGTGCGATGTGAACCTTGTCATCGGCGAGCGCCATCGTCGTATCTCTGCCCACCGAATTGTACTGGCCTCCTGCAGTCCGTATTTTCAGGCGATGTTTACAAGTGAGCTCATCGAAAGCAGACAGCGCGATATAACTCTTCAGGGTGTTGACCCTGACGCGATAGAGTTGCTCGTGGATTTCGCGTACACAGCGAGGATTCAAGTCAGCGAGGACAACGTTCAGGCGTTGCTTCCTGCTTCAAGTTTACTACAGCTAACAAGCGTGAAGGACGCTTGCTGTGAGTTTCTAAAGAACCAGCTACACCCTTCCAACTGTCTGGGAATCCGCGCTTTTGCTGATACACACACTTGTACCGATCTGTTGGAATACTCTCATCGCTTCGCGCTACAACACTTTTTGGAGGTCTCGCAAACTGAGGAATTCATGCTTCTCTCTGTCGAGCAAGTTTTAGAGCTCATATCAAGCAATGATGTTAACGTGGAGAGTGAAGAGCAAGTTTATAACGCCGTGATAAACTGGATTAAGTTCGACGTGGACAACCGCAGAGTATTTGTCCGTGACCTCTTGCCATTTGTGAGATTGCCTTTGTTGAGTAGGGAATGCTTGATGACCCGAGTGGAAACTGAAGATCTCATTAGAAGTACGACTGATTGCAAGGACTTGCTAATTGAAGCAATGAAGTACCATTTGCTTCCAGAACAGCGAGCGATACTGCAGAGCCCTAGAACTGTCTGTCGCAAGCCTACGGGTCAGGTCGCAATTTTATTTGCCATTGGTGGAGGCAGTCTCTTTGCTATTCACAGTGAATGTGAGTGTTACGACCCTAGGATTGACAGATGGTGTATGGTCACACCTATGTCAACCAAGCGCGCTCGTGTTGGTGTTGGTGCAGTTGATGGGAAGATCTATGCTGTGGGTGGATATGATGGTAGTAATGACCTGGCAACAGTGGAAGCATATTGTCCACAGAGCAATGCATGGCTAGTGATGCCCTCTATGGGTACCCGTCGTAGCTGTTTGGGTGTAGCTGTTTTGAATGGGTTGATTTATGCCATCGGTGGATATGATGGTGCTTCATGTCTTAACAGTGTGGAACGATATGATCCATTGACTTCTCAGTGGACGTCAGTTGCTGCTATGATTACTAGAAGgtatgcattattattattattattatcatcatcatcatcatcatcatcatcatcatcatcatcatcatcatcatcatcatcatcatcatcatcatcatcatcatcattatcatcatcatcatctttgtgAACTGGATGATCTTTTTTCTGGTTTGCTTCTTAAGGGAGCGGGTCATAGCCTATGACCAAAGGTCCCTTAGAGTTTTCTTCTTACTCTAGAGCTCCaacaccattattattattattattattattattattattatactataCAGtagcatacatgtacagttaTTGTTAATTTCATGACTAATCATGTTGACATTAAAGTTCAACTTTCAACCACCTAAATCCTGTTTGTAGCCACAGTGTTCAGACTGTCAAAAAACATAAGCCAGCATGTGCATGGAAATCTGAGCCAGTCTGAATGCTGGTTATGGCCAATGAACCCATCCTGCTACAGTGATTGATAGCAGTGATAAGAATTTGAACTTCATAGTCTATAGTGTAGTTAAGACATTGGCATTCCTAATGTTGCCCCCATTGGCGGGTAAAATTGTGTGGCGTTAGAAAGAGTAGAATTTTACTTGCAGGACTAAAGGGATTAATGAATGATTCAGTGAGGTTTTTTTCCAATCAAACTGAATTAACTTAGTTTTATCGATTTAAGAAAACACATTATTgttttaaaagacaaaaaagccACTTGGGTGTGAGAAAATCTAATTATTATAAGTAAAATTTTGCTATTAACATTAAAACCAACAAACTTTAGTAGGGTTGGTTGCTACACAGTCATTATTCATGAAATATCGCAGACTGTTTTCTGACCTTGGCAacactaaataataataataataataataataataataataataataataataataataataataataccaaaaaGACCCGCAGATTATAAAGCCACACCCtgacaatttttgaaaaaaaagctctTTGAAGGAAATCGGGAGAAATCCAAAGTGGAGTCTTtagaagtcttcttcatccactgttcattGAACACTTGAACACGTAAACTCAACATTAACATTGAAAtggaaaatactttaaaatcttacccacaattttagcactttaatgtAATAAACATCGTTTCTATCAACgttgacatatgattgatctttttctggtatttgttgacaggttttgtttcattcaacacagtttttccatagattttCTCATTACAAGAACGTGAGTGGAATGTTCGTAGCTTAGTACGCAGGCATTAGATCGGAAAGCTGGATACCAGAAGCagcctttttcaaatgttcccgtaGATAAGCTGCACCCCTGATTTCTAGTGACAATTTACCTGTAGCTGAAAAAGGTGTggcttatctgcgggtgttTATGTTTAATTATCATATGTAATCAAGAATTGAAAATTAGGTGTTATTTTGTACCGAAGAAATAGGAATGGTCCGGCTGAGTTTTCTGAGGAGACAAAGCACTATGGCCTACAGACATCTACTTTTGTCTACTGACTTTTTTGAAAGGTGGGGGTGAACCAGGGTTGCTAGGCATCAGGCTGTCGACACCTAGCCATAGGGTGGGGGCATTAGCAGGTCAAGTCCTACATAATGCAATATTAATGCTACTTACCAGTATGTGTTTGTGAAAAGTAATGTGGTCATTGCTACTAATTTCTTTGCAACCTTtctaatattattgtttattcCACTTTTTTGATGCATAACCTTTCTAATGAAAGGGCTAaaaaccagggcccggttgttcaaaagccgattaacgctaatcccagattaaaaattaaccaaggagtttattactccactactaaatgctgttcaacgttgatatttggcaaaactttacattagaagaagtcaatcttgaaaaacaaacataagcaaaacaacctttcaccaaaaagttgaaaacatgaaacaaaagtgtaCGCTACAtgtaatcctggattaagctaatcggctttcgaacaatcgGGCCCAGAAGGtaagaaacttaaaaaaaaaaaatcactcatttgaaaaatatgttggTTAAATTGCTCAATGTTTCAAACAAACGAAGATTTAAAGCGATTAACCCAAGTATTTTTCAACTGAGAGAAATTTTaacctttgacgtccaaaccggcctaaaccagccagacttattattttactctgtctaacgccagattattttactcgtcaatggggaacccctgggagtcaatgggttaaaggttTTACTACATGTCCATTCTGCGAACCAGTCACCAGTTTTTATTCCCACTTTACTTGTTGGCTTTATCCCTTGGAAGTCACCTTTTCAGAGCAATGATtctcaaagtttgaaaaaaaaaaaataaacaagccccAGATTCATGTATATAAATTCACTTTAACAAAGCCGTTTTGTTATCTTCAGGCGATATGTACGTGTTGGTGTTGTTAATGGTATAGTGTATGCCATTGGAGGTTATGATGGTAGTGCACACCTTAATACAGTGGAGTGTTTTGATCCCATGACAAACACATGGAGAGCAGCAGCCAGTATGGCAAGCCGTAGAAGCAGTGCTGGTGTGGCAGTACTGAATGACACACTTTATGTTGTGGGTAAGTGGAAAGGTTGTGTTCCCTTGTacattaacatacatgtaagaaTAATGAACACTGTGAGCCctaaaaacacaaaataatatGAAATTTCAATCGAAGATGTAAGATGTCAGAGTCTTAATATTAGCAGAAAAACAAGCCGGATGAATGCTGAGTTAAAGAGGCACTTCtcgttaatggaggggacagcTTTTAACTGGTTAAGAACTACAAGTCCAAtaccaaaataattaaaggaggggggggggggggggttgttaGTAATTAAGTCCAACCAAACAAGTGTCAGCTGACATACATGTA
Above is a window of Montipora capricornis isolate CH-2021 chromosome 6, ASM3666992v2, whole genome shotgun sequence DNA encoding:
- the LOC138051749 gene encoding kelch-like protein 17 gives rise to the protein MQQFRTTSHQETRVEYISHFSPTHTEEAFSCMKAMRSKGELCDVNLVIGERHRRISAHRIVLASCSPYFQAMFTSELIESRQRDITLQGVDPDAIELLVDFAYTARIQVSEDNVQALLPASSLLQLTSVKDACCEFLKNQLHPSNCLGIRAFADTHTCTDLLEYSHRFALQHFLEVSQTEEFMLLSVEQVLELISSNDVNVESEEQVYNAVINWIKFDVDNRRVFVRDLLPFVRLPLLSRECLMTRVETEDLIRSTTDCKDLLIEAMKYHLLPEQRAILQSPRTVCRKPTGQVAILFAIGGGSLFAIHSECECYDPRIDRWCMVTPMSTKRARVGVGAVDGKIYAVGGYDGSNDLATVEAYCPQSNAWLVMPSMGTRRSCLGVAVLNGLIYAIGGYDGASCLNSVERYDPLTSQWTSVAAMITRRRYVRVGVVNGIVYAIGGYDGSAHLNTVECFDPMTNTWRAAASMASRRSSAGVAVLNDTLYVVGGNDGASCLNTMERYEPITDSWTGLAPMNTRRSTHDVAVIDGTLYAVGGNDGSSSLNSIEKYDPETNKWTSVVSMSTRRSSVGVVVAQVLLL